From Ndongobacter massiliensis:
GTATTTAAATTTTGAAACCGTCAAAACACCTCGTATTGATAGGATGTCGCAAAAAATATTTTTATTTTTCTTCATTCCTGATGTTTTGATGGGAAAAGAGATAGGTATTGAGGGAGAGCTTTTTACACAGGAGGCTATTATGAAGAAACGGCAATCGTTTTTCTTTTTTTGTATCGTTTCCTTTTTGATTTTTCTTTTCAACGGTTGTTCGAAAGCCGATACTTTGGATCCACAACACCCTGTGACTTTGACCATGTGGCATGTATATGGCGAACAAGCCGACTCGCCTATGAACCGTCTGATTGAGGAATTTAACCAAACCGTCGGACGCGAAAAGGGAATTCTTATAAATGTCACCTTGATGTCCAATGCGTCTCAAATTGGGGACAAACTCTTAAAAGCACAGAACGATGAACCGGGCGTTCCCGCGATGCCGGATTTGTTCTTCTGTCACAACAACAATGCCGAAGAACTTGGCGCCGAAACTTTACTTGACTGGAAACAGCAATTCACAGAAGAAGAACTGAGTCAATATGTCCCAAAGTTTATTGAAGATGGTGTAATTGGTGAAAGATTGTCGGTCTTTCCGGTGTCCAAGTCTACACATGTTTTGTTTCTTGCCGGTTCACCCTTTGAGCGTTTCTCGGAGGCAATGGGAATTGACTATAACAGTCTTACTACCTGGGAAGGCTTTTTTGACGCTGCTGAAAAGTATTACACTTGGTCCGGCGGAAAGCCGTTCTGCGCAATCGATTATTTGCTTCGCTGCGTAGAACTCAATGCAATGGAAAATGGCGCGAATAACTTTTATACGAAAGAGGGCTGGTATGACTTCGGCAACGCCCAAATCAAGGCTTCTTTCATGGAGTTTGCCGATGCTTTGGTGCAAGGTCATATTGTGGTATCCGATCTTTATTCCAACACCCAGGTGATGACCGGCGAAGTCATCGCAGGAATCGGTTCGACAGCATCCATACTTTATTACAACGATACCATTACCTATCCGGACGGACAGGCGGAACCCATGAATTTGCAAGTGCTTCCTCCCCCGAAAGCTGCCGGAAAAGAGTTATTAGCTACGCAGGCCGGCGTGGGGCTCTGCGCATTAAAAACAACGGAACAAAAGGCCGAAGCGGCCACCATTTTCGCAAAGTGGCTGACCGAGAGTGAACGCAACCTGAAATTCTGTGTAGAAACCGGTTATATGCCCGTAAATAAAGAAGCTTTTGCAAAAATAAAAGAGTATTCTTTTCCCTCCGAAGCATACCGAAATCTCTACCGAACCATCGACGTCATCAACGCAACTGCTACGACCGTTAGAGAACCACTTTTTGTCGACTACTATACGAAAGTGCATACGCTCTACGAGGCGCTGCGAAAGAAACAGTCTGCAATTCCCGAGAAAACGCAAAGTGATGAAGATACGAAAAAAATGGCGGATGAGCTGTGGGAGTTGTTCCGTGCAATACAATAAGTGAGGCATATATGGTCAGCTTATCCGCATTAAATTTACGCAAACAGTCGTTGCAGCGCAGGCTTTTCTTCAAAATGTTGCTTCTTTCTGCGTTGCTACTGACTTTGTTTTTTGTTGGCTTGTTTTTCATATTGGGCTATACCGGCGCCAAGCAACAGATATACAAAAATCTTAGTTTTCAACGGGACATCTTTGCACGTGAAGTGACCTCCTACTACAAAGGGTTGGCAACCACGGGAATCATGCTTTCTCAGGAGTCGACAACTCTCATTGAAACCTATCTTGTAGAAAATCGGATCTCCTTTGCGGACGTAAACGGTTCAGAAATGCATACCGCCGCCATGCAAAGAACGCTTTTTGAACCGCTTCGCCATAAACTGTTGGAAACAAAATGTACGGGCGCTTTTGTCATGCTGCAAGCAACCGTAAATCCAAAAATTGAACACGCCGAAGCTTTACGAACAGGTCTTTATCTGCAACGAAGTACGCTGGATGCGTCCGATAACAGTATTCTTTTATACCGCGGTCTGTCCGGCATCGGAAAAGAACACGGCTATATGCCTCACCGCAAATGGCGACTGGAGTTTGATACCGATCTCTTTCCGGATTATTCGGAGCTTTTGAAACAGGCCGCGCCCCCTTTGGCGACCCATTATTGTATAACTGATATCTTTACGTTGCCGGGTACCTCAGAAAGGGTCATGCTGATGGTGCTTCCATTGATAGGGACAAACGGCGAAATTTACGGGCTCTGCGGTTTTGAAGTCAGCGAGAGTTACTTTAAGCAGGCCTTCACGCAGCCTTCTACCCTTCCGCGTGCAACCTTCTGTCTAAACAGGGGAAAACGCAAGCTGCAGGATGCCTCCACCTGTTTCAGCGCAGGAATTACGAACGGGTACTACGCGGCACCCGCGGGCACCTTTTCAATTGAACCCTTTGGGCAGGGCATGGATCTCTATAAAAATGATCCATTGTCACCTTATATCGGCGTTTCAAAAGAAACTACTATTTTTCCGCAGAATGTTGATTTTACGCTGAGCGTTCTCGTTCCTAAAGAGGATTACGATTATCAGGCCATGCAAAATATGTTGCGCGTAATTTCACTAATTGCTCTATTTTCTTTTCTTGCCGCAGGTCTTTGCATCTATTTCAGCACTTCCTATCTTATTCCTTTGAAAAGAAGCATTCGGGAAATTCGACAGAAAACATACACGGCGACCAACTCCTCGATGACGGAAATTGACGATTTGTTTGCCTTTTTGGATGAAGAAAACCGAGCGAATGAAGAATTGCTTGCACAAATGCAGGAGGAAAAAAGTCGAGCAGAGAAAGCCCTGCAGCAAATGCAACAGGAGTACGACAAAATCACGCAAAAAATCGAACGTTTGGCGTATTCGCGCAAGAATGAAATTGACCCGGATGATTACGAGAACTTCAAAATCGGTTTCAAGCTTTTGACCAAACGGGAAAAAGAAATCCTGCACCTCTATATGGAAGGAAAGAGTGTGAAAGAAATTATGGAAGAAACGGATTTGAAAGAATCAACCGTTCGCTTTCATAATCGAAACATTTACAGCAAACTCGGTATGCATTCCTTAAAACAGCTTCTGCGTTGCATTGCCATCTTGGAGCAGGAAGAGAAAAACAACAAGTCCCGGACATGAAAATGCGCTGATCGAAAGACCTTTTCAAAACAATGACAGAATAAAAGCGGCTTGCTCTTGCAATCCGCTTTTGCGATTGTTACAACTTCCTAGCGTTCCATTTTTCTTTTTCCGGCAAGAACGACCATGCCACCCGTTTCGCCGGTGCTGCTGAATTTTT
This genomic window contains:
- a CDS encoding ABC transporter substrate-binding protein, which codes for MKKRQSFFFFCIVSFLIFLFNGCSKADTLDPQHPVTLTMWHVYGEQADSPMNRLIEEFNQTVGREKGILINVTLMSNASQIGDKLLKAQNDEPGVPAMPDLFFCHNNNAEELGAETLLDWKQQFTEEELSQYVPKFIEDGVIGERLSVFPVSKSTHVLFLAGSPFERFSEAMGIDYNSLTTWEGFFDAAEKYYTWSGGKPFCAIDYLLRCVELNAMENGANNFYTKEGWYDFGNAQIKASFMEFADALVQGHIVVSDLYSNTQVMTGEVIAGIGSTASILYYNDTITYPDGQAEPMNLQVLPPPKAAGKELLATQAGVGLCALKTTEQKAEAATIFAKWLTESERNLKFCVETGYMPVNKEAFAKIKEYSFPSEAYRNLYRTIDVINATATTVREPLFVDYYTKVHTLYEALRKKQSAIPEKTQSDEDTKKMADELWELFRAIQ
- a CDS encoding helix-turn-helix domain-containing protein; this translates as MVSLSALNLRKQSLQRRLFFKMLLLSALLLTLFFVGLFFILGYTGAKQQIYKNLSFQRDIFAREVTSYYKGLATTGIMLSQESTTLIETYLVENRISFADVNGSEMHTAAMQRTLFEPLRHKLLETKCTGAFVMLQATVNPKIEHAEALRTGLYLQRSTLDASDNSILLYRGLSGIGKEHGYMPHRKWRLEFDTDLFPDYSELLKQAAPPLATHYCITDIFTLPGTSERVMLMVLPLIGTNGEIYGLCGFEVSESYFKQAFTQPSTLPRATFCLNRGKRKLQDASTCFSAGITNGYYAAPAGTFSIEPFGQGMDLYKNDPLSPYIGVSKETTIFPQNVDFTLSVLVPKEDYDYQAMQNMLRVISLIALFSFLAAGLCIYFSTSYLIPLKRSIREIRQKTYTATNSSMTEIDDLFAFLDEENRANEELLAQMQEEKSRAEKALQQMQQEYDKITQKIERLAYSRKNEIDPDDYENFKIGFKLLTKREKEILHLYMEGKSVKEIMEETDLKESTVRFHNRNIYSKLGMHSLKQLLRCIAILEQEEKNNKSRT